The proteins below are encoded in one region of Prosthecobacter dejongeii:
- a CDS encoding YezD family protein: MSQNTAETESEAWLEIVRQKVGAMRFGSVQIIVHEGRVTQVESTEKTRLSSETTQIPVKK; encoded by the coding sequence ATGAGTCAAAACACCGCCGAAACAGAATCCGAAGCCTGGTTGGAAATCGTCCGTCAAAAGGTCGGCGCCATGCGTTTTGGCTCGGTGCAGATCATCGTCCATGAGGGGCGGGTGACGCAGGTGGAGAGCACGGAGAAGACCCGCCTTTCCTCTGAGACCACGCAGATCCCTGTGAAGAAGTAG
- a CDS encoding FadR/GntR family transcriptional regulator produces the protein MILDTIARPPSLVEKVCQSLAAIARRDVAEDENWLPTERELATQLGVSRSVVREATKRLEQQGLLEIRQGLGIRTVNHLHKPLTGALELLVPEATERLRQLIEVRLMVEPENARLAAERATPKQVKALRAVHEKLALATTFEESVMADMEFHRTLAVLSGNQIAGLLMHSLSDLLQASLKHGYQRVTPATAIRQHGAVVKAIEQGDGAAAARAMHKHLVTAREDLGLN, from the coding sequence ATGATCCTTGATACCATCGCCCGCCCACCTTCTCTGGTGGAAAAAGTCTGTCAAAGCCTGGCTGCCATCGCGCGGCGGGATGTGGCGGAGGATGAAAACTGGCTGCCGACGGAGCGCGAACTGGCCACGCAACTGGGCGTGAGCCGCAGCGTGGTGCGCGAGGCGACAAAACGCCTGGAGCAGCAGGGTCTGCTGGAGATCCGCCAGGGGCTGGGCATCCGCACGGTGAATCACCTGCACAAGCCGCTCACCGGCGCGCTGGAACTGCTGGTGCCGGAGGCCACGGAAAGGCTGCGGCAACTCATCGAAGTGCGGCTGATGGTGGAGCCTGAGAATGCGCGACTGGCAGCGGAGCGTGCGACGCCGAAGCAGGTGAAGGCGCTGCGAGCGGTGCATGAGAAACTGGCGCTAGCGACCACGTTTGAGGAATCGGTCATGGCTGACATGGAGTTTCATCGCACACTGGCCGTGCTTTCGGGAAACCAGATCGCGGGGCTACTGATGCACTCACTTTCAGACCTGCTGCAGGCCAGCCTGAAGCATGGTTACCAGCGCGTGACGCCCGCCACCGCCATCCGCCAGCATGGGGCGGTGGTGAAGGCCATCGAGCAGGGGGATGGCGCTGCGGCTGCCCGCGCCATGCACAAGCACCTGGTCACTGCCCGTGAGGACCTGGGACTGAACTGA
- a CDS encoding M14 family zinc carboxypeptidase, giving the protein MPTFPPVHLSRSRHTPLRPAPSRLILESLPPDQGIYIPKIISKPLKKGQGYKFGIFGGIHGDEEAGTLAIQELIQWAAEKPEELHDFELHFFPICNPTGRNLGIRHNQNGLDLNREFWYGSIEPEIIYLESELRRERYDGIVSLHADDDSDGCYGFVSGALLSEHLLEPALTAAAESLPRNELPIIDGFLASRGIIKEGYHGILSAPPEQHPKPLEIVFETPALAPMHHQVSATVAAVKTILAEYRQLQAYAANL; this is encoded by the coding sequence ATGCCTACCTTTCCCCCTGTTCACCTCTCCCGCAGCCGTCACACGCCGCTGCGGCCAGCCCCTTCACGCCTCATTTTGGAAAGCCTGCCACCAGACCAGGGGATCTACATCCCTAAGATCATCAGCAAACCGCTGAAGAAGGGCCAGGGCTATAAGTTTGGCATCTTCGGCGGGATCCATGGCGATGAGGAAGCGGGCACGCTGGCCATCCAGGAGCTGATCCAGTGGGCGGCGGAAAAGCCGGAGGAGCTGCATGACTTTGAGCTGCACTTTTTCCCCATCTGCAATCCGACAGGCCGGAACCTGGGCATCCGCCACAATCAGAATGGGCTGGATCTGAATCGCGAATTTTGGTACGGGTCCATCGAGCCTGAAATCATCTACCTGGAAAGCGAGCTGCGCCGCGAGCGCTACGATGGCATCGTCTCTCTGCATGCCGATGACGACTCTGATGGCTGCTACGGCTTTGTCAGTGGGGCCCTCCTCAGTGAGCACCTGCTGGAGCCTGCGCTGACGGCGGCGGCGGAATCTCTGCCACGCAATGAGCTGCCCATCATTGATGGTTTCCTCGCCTCCCGCGGCATCATCAAAGAAGGGTATCACGGCATCCTCAGCGCGCCGCCGGAGCAGCATCCGAAGCCGCTGGAGATCGTCTTTGAAACGCCCGCGCTGGCCCCCATGCACCATCAGGTCAGCGCCACGGTGGCAGCGGTGAAGACCATCCTGGCGGAATACCGCCAGCTCCAGGCCTACGCGGCGAACTTGTAA
- a CDS encoding type II toxin-antitoxin system RelE/ParE family toxin, whose protein sequence is MSWTLHLAPEAVRCIEDQMLWYEEDDQRGGSGLADRWLGKLEEALLKLSLHPERHGFAPENGRWQPHLELRQMRFVPWKSKPGWRLLYVLDEDRKQLTLLQVRHEKRPWLVE, encoded by the coding sequence ATGAGCTGGACTCTGCACCTTGCACCTGAGGCCGTGCGCTGCATCGAAGACCAGATGCTCTGGTATGAGGAGGATGACCAGCGTGGTGGGTCAGGCCTGGCAGATCGTTGGTTAGGCAAGCTGGAGGAGGCTCTGTTGAAACTAAGTCTGCACCCTGAACGGCACGGATTCGCCCCAGAAAATGGCCGCTGGCAGCCTCACCTAGAGCTGCGCCAGATGCGCTTCGTCCCCTGGAAATCAAAGCCCGGTTGGCGTCTCCTGTACGTGCTAGATGAAGACCGCAAGCAGCTAACGCTTTTGCAGGTCCGTCATGAAAAACGCCCGTGGCTGGTTGAATAG
- a CDS encoding CNNM domain-containing protein, producing the protein MLLLLLAISATVLVVSFTCSLTEAVLLSLNPLELKLQEKKGIRSAGRWLEMKNAIERPISAILVFNTLANTGLATLAGALFTGLYGAEWLWVFSILMSILVLFGGEMAPKIIGVHHAARFAPRLIGPLTLMLRLCYPLVLLMEKFCERLKSRTSDGRSQSDHIMDIITLVQAAKAEQLLHNQEEIIMIHAATLSARRVKTAMVPKEAVRVFDARLSLLENVQAVGPKLHRSYPVSLDGSPDSLIGYIRVRELFVQNLTTPATADWTKLIRPALHMNGQASLTQLLALFLEKQEVAALVDAPGGRMAGWITLDDVMKVLMGARV; encoded by the coding sequence ATGCTGCTGCTGCTCCTCGCCATCTCTGCCACCGTTCTCGTCGTGTCCTTCACCTGCTCTTTGACGGAGGCGGTGCTGCTGAGCCTGAATCCTCTGGAGCTGAAGTTGCAGGAGAAAAAGGGCATCCGCAGTGCGGGGCGCTGGCTGGAGATGAAGAACGCCATCGAGCGGCCCATCTCCGCCATCCTGGTCTTTAATACCCTGGCAAATACGGGCCTGGCCACGCTGGCGGGTGCGCTTTTCACGGGCCTCTATGGGGCGGAGTGGCTGTGGGTCTTTTCCATCCTCATGTCCATCCTGGTTCTCTTCGGTGGGGAGATGGCGCCGAAGATCATCGGTGTGCATCATGCGGCGCGTTTTGCCCCCCGGCTCATCGGGCCGCTGACTCTCATGCTGCGCCTGTGCTACCCGCTGGTGCTGCTGATGGAAAAATTTTGCGAACGGCTGAAGAGCCGCACGTCCGATGGCCGCAGCCAGAGTGACCACATCATGGACATCATCACCCTGGTGCAGGCGGCGAAGGCGGAGCAACTGCTGCATAACCAGGAAGAGATCATCATGATCCACGCCGCCACCCTCAGCGCACGGCGGGTGAAGACGGCCATGGTGCCGAAGGAGGCGGTGCGTGTCTTCGATGCGCGCCTGTCTCTGCTGGAAAACGTCCAGGCGGTAGGGCCGAAGCTGCATCGCAGTTACCCCGTCAGCCTGGATGGCAGCCCGGACAGCTTGATCGGCTACATTCGCGTGCGCGAGCTGTTTGTGCAGAACCTCACCACGCCGGCCACGGCTGACTGGACGAAGCTGATCCGCCCGGCCCTGCACATGAATGGCCAGGCCTCCCTCACGCAGCTACTGGCACTGTTTTTGGAAAAGCAGGAAGTGGCTGCGCTGGTGGACGCCCCCGGTGGCCGCATGGCCGGGTGGATCACCCTGGATGACGTGATGAAAGTGCTGATGGGTGCGCGTGTGTAG
- a CDS encoding type II toxin-antitoxin system Phd/YefM family antitoxin → MCLLLGMEISLKDDVVSLTDFSRNTRKHTRALAKNHRPRVLTHNGKAAVVVMSVAAFEALSHEAEEHRLDVRLQTALNDYAKGRPTQPATQAFEGIRRRAATRRQPVP, encoded by the coding sequence ATGTGTTTACTTCTGGGCATGGAGATTTCCTTGAAAGATGATGTGGTGAGCCTCACGGATTTTTCGCGAAACACGCGGAAGCACACCCGTGCCTTGGCAAAGAACCACCGCCCTCGGGTGCTGACGCACAATGGCAAAGCCGCCGTGGTGGTGATGTCGGTCGCCGCTTTTGAGGCACTGTCCCATGAGGCGGAGGAACACCGCCTGGATGTGCGCTTGCAGACTGCCCTGAACGACTATGCCAAAGGCCGCCCTACCCAGCCAGCAACCCAGGCTTTTGAGGGCATCCGCCGTCGTGCTGCCACACGCCGCCAGCCTGTCCCATGA
- a CDS encoding DUF1553 domain-containing protein, which translates to MKHSYLLVLAFLGSAALPLGAAADVAFFEQKVRPVLVEHCYACHSAEAKKLKGNLYLDSKAGWEKGGDSGQPVIIPGKPEASLLIRTLQHLEPDLEMPPKKPKLPEAVIADLITWVKMGAPDPRTGVKMEAKRADKTWWSLQPLRDVSSDLTKFKTGAIDGFITQALAEKKLVLNGPAEARVLIRRMSYDVTGLPPTAAEVAAFEMAYTADAEAATTALVDRLLASPRYGEQWGRHWLDVVRFGESNGFERNFVIDDLWPFRDYVIRSLNADKPFNQFITEHLAGDVIGKDEPEVEVGSAFLVAGAYDDVGNQDPVAQKNIRAATLDDMITATGGAFLGLTINCARCHHHKFDPIPTEDYYRLRAAFEGVTHGRRVIASAEQRAAHAAAMKPLTARMAKLNETKAALNAQVEQRAKAAYAQMKPTRPKIDVHGTEETFPPVEARQVRFVIQSLTTEPGGKAGAGKLTEFQVWSAETTPRNVALASLGTQAAGAKSATAEDFPEAYGPQLCIDGQFGEQWFIGHPAVLTLTFPQVQKIQGITFINAKGGREIDESKVRGATPCEYEVQVSLDGQTWQTVASDAGREAWSPAHGIAKARRTVITKEETAQLAKLDRDLAQVQRKVAAVPALPQVWAGTHAQPKEATFVHVGGDPMKPAAAVLPSSLQVLADLTPKFALSQDAPEGQRRLELARWITNDANALTARVLANRVWQYHFGTGLVDTPSDFGFLGSQPTHPALLDYLARRLIAHGWRLKPLHREILLSQTYRQSGQHRAEAAQVDQEARLLWRFPPRRLTAEEVRDTLLTVAGMLKLEPAGGPGFRLYKAMQNNVTTYTPLDVHGPETYRRAVYHQNARASVVDVLNDFDLPDISFAAPRRANTTTPMQALTLLNHAFTLDMAAALAQRLDARDPLPQAYEILFQRAPTEAERQAGARFLETQGRTALARALLNANELIYLE; encoded by the coding sequence ATGAAGCATTCTTACCTCTTGGTCCTGGCTTTTCTGGGCAGCGCAGCACTCCCTCTAGGGGCAGCGGCAGATGTAGCCTTCTTTGAGCAGAAAGTCCGCCCGGTCTTGGTGGAGCACTGCTACGCCTGCCACAGCGCGGAGGCGAAGAAGCTGAAGGGGAATCTTTACCTGGACTCGAAGGCTGGCTGGGAAAAGGGCGGTGACAGTGGCCAGCCCGTGATCATCCCTGGCAAACCAGAAGCGAGCCTGCTGATCCGCACGCTGCAACATCTGGAGCCGGACCTGGAGATGCCGCCGAAGAAACCGAAGCTGCCAGAGGCGGTCATCGCGGATCTGATCACCTGGGTGAAAATGGGCGCGCCAGACCCGCGCACGGGCGTGAAGATGGAGGCGAAGCGGGCGGATAAAACCTGGTGGTCCCTGCAACCGCTGCGCGATGTTTCGAGCGACCTAACCAAGTTTAAAACAGGGGCGATTGACGGCTTCATCACTCAGGCCCTGGCGGAGAAAAAGCTGGTGCTGAATGGCCCGGCGGAGGCACGGGTACTGATCCGCCGCATGAGCTACGATGTCACGGGCCTGCCGCCCACGGCGGCTGAGGTGGCGGCTTTTGAGATGGCGTACACGGCCGATGCGGAGGCGGCCACGACGGCGCTGGTGGATCGCCTGCTAGCCAGCCCGCGCTATGGGGAGCAGTGGGGCCGCCACTGGCTGGACGTGGTGCGTTTTGGCGAGAGCAATGGCTTTGAACGAAACTTCGTCATTGATGATCTGTGGCCGTTTCGGGATTACGTCATTCGATCGCTCAATGCGGACAAGCCATTCAATCAATTCATCACCGAGCATCTGGCGGGCGATGTCATCGGCAAGGATGAACCGGAGGTGGAGGTGGGCAGCGCCTTCCTGGTGGCGGGGGCCTATGACGATGTGGGGAATCAAGACCCGGTGGCGCAGAAGAACATCCGCGCGGCCACGCTGGATGACATGATCACGGCCACGGGCGGGGCTTTCCTGGGCCTAACCATCAATTGCGCACGCTGTCACCATCACAAATTCGACCCCATCCCCACGGAGGATTATTACCGCCTTCGTGCGGCCTTTGAGGGGGTGACCCATGGGCGGCGAGTCATCGCCAGTGCGGAGCAGCGCGCGGCCCATGCAGCCGCGATGAAACCCCTAACCGCAAGGATGGCAAAACTCAATGAAACCAAGGCGGCACTGAATGCGCAGGTGGAGCAGCGAGCGAAGGCGGCCTATGCGCAGATGAAACCCACGCGCCCCAAGATAGACGTGCATGGCACGGAGGAAACCTTCCCACCTGTGGAGGCGCGGCAGGTGCGCTTCGTCATCCAGTCCCTGACCACCGAGCCAGGGGGCAAGGCGGGCGCGGGCAAGCTCACTGAATTTCAGGTGTGGAGCGCGGAGACCACGCCGCGCAATGTGGCGCTGGCCAGCCTGGGCACCCAGGCGGCAGGGGCGAAGTCTGCCACGGCGGAAGATTTCCCCGAGGCTTACGGGCCGCAACTGTGCATTGATGGCCAATTTGGCGAGCAGTGGTTCATCGGCCACCCAGCGGTGCTGACGCTGACTTTTCCCCAAGTTCAGAAGATTCAAGGCATCACCTTCATCAATGCGAAAGGCGGGCGCGAGATTGACGAAAGCAAGGTGCGCGGGGCCACACCGTGTGAGTATGAGGTGCAGGTCTCTCTGGATGGCCAGACGTGGCAAACGGTGGCCAGCGATGCCGGGCGCGAGGCCTGGAGTCCGGCGCATGGCATCGCCAAAGCACGCCGCACGGTGATCACCAAAGAGGAGACGGCGCAGCTCGCGAAGCTGGATCGCGACCTGGCGCAGGTGCAGCGTAAGGTGGCCGCTGTGCCCGCGCTGCCGCAGGTGTGGGCAGGCACGCATGCGCAGCCGAAGGAGGCCACCTTTGTCCATGTGGGTGGTGACCCGATGAAACCGGCGGCGGCTGTGCTGCCTAGCAGCCTGCAAGTGCTGGCAGATCTGACGCCCAAATTTGCCCTATCACAAGATGCACCCGAAGGGCAGCGGCGGCTGGAACTGGCCCGCTGGATAACCAACGATGCGAATGCGCTGACGGCTCGCGTTTTGGCAAATCGCGTGTGGCAGTACCACTTCGGCACGGGGCTGGTGGATACGCCCAGCGACTTTGGTTTCCTGGGCAGCCAGCCCACGCACCCGGCACTGCTGGATTACCTGGCGCGCCGACTCATCGCCCATGGGTGGCGGCTGAAGCCGCTGCATCGGGAGATCTTGCTATCACAAACGTATCGGCAGTCCGGGCAGCATCGCGCCGAGGCTGCACAGGTGGATCAAGAGGCGCGGCTGCTGTGGCGTTTTCCCCCGCGCCGACTCACCGCTGAGGAGGTGCGTGATACGCTGCTGACGGTGGCGGGAATGCTGAAGCTGGAGCCTGCGGGTGGGCCGGGCTTTCGCCTGTACAAGGCCATGCAAAACAACGTCACCACCTACACGCCGCTGGATGTGCATGGGCCGGAGACGTATCGCCGCGCAGTGTATCATCAAAATGCCCGCGCCAGTGTGGTGGATGTGCTGAATGACTTTGACCTGCCGGACATCTCCTTTGCCGCGCCGCGCCGGGCAAATACCACCACGCCCATGCAGGCGCTGACGCTGCTGAATCACGCCTTTACCCTGGACATGGCGGCGGCACTCGCCCAGCGCCTGGATGCGCGCGATCCCCTGCCCCAGGCCTATGAAATCCTCTTTCAACGGGCGCCGACGGAGGCGGAGAGGCAGGCCGGAGCACGCTTTCTAGAAACTCAAGGGCGCACCGCTCTGGCGCGTGCTTTGCTGAATGCGAATGAATTGATCTACCTGGAGTAG
- a CDS encoding DUF1501 domain-containing protein, translated as MNATFLSRRAFLDRMSTGLTGVALTRLMDGAPVQQPHFAPKAKQVLQIFCPGAASHVDLWDHKPLLEKYHGTPMPGGEAEVSFQGKNGNLMRSPWDFVPAGQSGKMITSLLPHMARHVDDIAFIHSMASRTNTHGPGCVAMNSCFTRDGFPSAGSWVSYGLGSLNENLPTYVSIQDLRGEPPNGKSNWSHGFLPAQHQAVSMAAQQPLRNLARPAAISPTEEKATREYLHFLNQQHAQAHPGQEELRARMAAYELAAKMQLTAPEVSDLSREPQHIQDLYGTHDANHLKAAYARNCLLARRFLEQGVRYVSLYCASRASAVDGLLNWDAHKTLKADYERHGPIFDQPTAALLTDLKQRGMLNDVLIIWCTEFGRMPTHQQGTSGRDHNPDAYTTWMMGAGIKGGVSHGATDDFGRRSVQDVTSVYDFYATILHLLGLDHEKLTYYHNGTNRRLTDVHGHVLAPILA; from the coding sequence ATGAATGCAACTTTTCTTTCTCGCCGTGCTTTTTTAGATCGCATGAGCACCGGACTCACGGGGGTGGCGCTGACACGCCTGATGGATGGTGCGCCTGTGCAGCAGCCCCACTTTGCGCCAAAGGCGAAGCAGGTGCTGCAGATCTTTTGCCCTGGCGCAGCCTCTCATGTGGATCTTTGGGATCACAAACCGCTGCTGGAAAAGTACCACGGCACCCCCATGCCCGGGGGTGAGGCCGAGGTGAGTTTCCAGGGAAAAAATGGCAACCTCATGCGCTCGCCCTGGGACTTTGTGCCTGCGGGCCAGAGTGGGAAGATGATCACCTCCCTGCTGCCGCACATGGCGCGGCATGTGGATGACATCGCCTTTATCCACAGCATGGCCTCCCGCACGAACACGCACGGGCCGGGCTGTGTGGCGATGAACTCCTGCTTCACCCGCGATGGTTTCCCCAGCGCGGGCTCCTGGGTGAGCTACGGCCTGGGCAGCCTGAATGAAAACCTGCCCACGTATGTTTCCATCCAGGATCTGCGTGGGGAGCCGCCTAACGGCAAGTCTAACTGGAGCCATGGCTTTCTCCCGGCGCAGCACCAGGCCGTGAGCATGGCCGCACAGCAGCCGCTGCGGAATCTGGCGCGTCCGGCAGCCATCTCGCCCACGGAGGAAAAGGCCACGCGGGAGTACCTGCACTTTCTCAATCAACAGCATGCCCAGGCCCACCCCGGCCAGGAGGAACTGCGGGCGCGCATGGCGGCCTATGAACTGGCGGCAAAGATGCAGCTCACCGCGCCGGAAGTGAGTGACCTTTCCCGCGAGCCGCAGCACATCCAGGATCTTTATGGGACCCATGATGCGAATCACCTGAAGGCCGCCTACGCACGCAACTGTTTGTTAGCCCGGCGCTTTCTAGAGCAGGGCGTGCGCTACGTAAGCCTGTACTGTGCCTCGCGCGCGAGCGCGGTGGATGGCCTGCTGAACTGGGATGCGCACAAGACGCTGAAGGCCGACTATGAACGCCACGGCCCCATCTTTGACCAACCCACCGCCGCCCTGCTCACAGACCTGAAACAGCGCGGCATGCTGAATGATGTGCTCATCATCTGGTGCACGGAGTTTGGCCGCATGCCCACCCACCAGCAGGGCACCTCTGGCCGCGACCATAACCCGGATGCCTACACGACCTGGATGATGGGCGCAGGCATCAAAGGCGGCGTGAGCCACGGGGCCACGGATGACTTTGGCCGCCGCAGCGTGCAGGACGTGACCAGCGTGTATGATTTTTACGCCACCATCCTTCACCTGTTAGGCCTGGATCACGAAAAACTCACCTATTACCACAACGGCACGAATCGCCGCCTCACGGATGTGCACGGGCACGTGCTGGCACCGATCTTAGCGTGA
- a CDS encoding MgtC/SapB family protein, with protein sequence MNPNELLSLQQLVISLGLGLLLGLERERSESIIAGIRTFPFIALLGTVCAQLSSVTTAWVLAAGLLAVTAIVVFANYTKIRSGETDAGTTTEFAALLLYAVGAYIVLGSIGPALVLGGIMVILLHLKEPMHRAVTAMGPHDMRAIMQLVLISIIILPVLPNEAYGPYGVWNPFKIWLMVVFIVGISLSGYVLYKLFGAKAGALLGGLIGGLVSSTATTVSFARRCAAEANLAPLGAFIIMMASCISLVRVLVEVAVVAPGILQALAAPLGIMLGACLLIAGTLYLISRRHPGEMAEQKNPAEFKSALFFGLLYALVIYGVAEAKARFGETGLYAISAISGLTDMDAITLSTTQMAASGSITTRLAWHSILIAAMANFVFKLGTVAVLGSRALLLRTAVAFSLALAAGTALLLLWPW encoded by the coding sequence ATGAATCCGAATGAACTCCTCAGCCTGCAGCAACTCGTCATTTCCCTCGGGTTGGGCTTGCTGCTGGGGCTGGAGAGGGAGAGATCTGAAAGCATCATCGCGGGCATCCGCACGTTTCCTTTCATCGCCCTGCTGGGCACGGTGTGTGCGCAGCTTTCCAGCGTGACCACGGCGTGGGTGCTAGCGGCTGGCCTGCTAGCGGTGACGGCCATCGTTGTCTTTGCCAACTACACGAAGATCCGCAGTGGCGAGACGGATGCGGGGACGACCACTGAGTTTGCTGCGCTGCTCCTCTATGCCGTCGGTGCCTACATCGTCCTCGGCAGCATCGGGCCTGCGCTGGTGCTGGGCGGCATCATGGTCATCTTGCTGCATCTCAAGGAGCCGATGCACCGCGCCGTCACAGCCATGGGGCCACATGACATGCGCGCGATCATGCAACTGGTGCTCATCAGCATCATCATTTTACCCGTGCTGCCGAATGAAGCCTACGGCCCGTATGGGGTGTGGAATCCTTTTAAAATCTGGCTCATGGTCGTCTTCATCGTCGGCATCAGCCTCAGCGGTTACGTGCTCTACAAACTCTTTGGGGCAAAGGCGGGGGCACTGCTGGGCGGACTCATCGGCGGCCTGGTTTCCAGTACGGCAACGACGGTGAGCTTTGCCCGGCGTTGCGCGGCGGAGGCGAATCTGGCCCCGCTGGGCGCGTTCATCATCATGATGGCCTCGTGCATCTCTCTGGTGCGCGTCTTGGTGGAGGTGGCAGTGGTGGCGCCCGGCATCTTGCAGGCGCTGGCTGCACCGCTGGGGATCATGCTGGGGGCCTGCCTGCTCATCGCGGGCACACTGTATCTCATCAGTCGTCGGCACCCTGGGGAAATGGCGGAGCAAAAGAACCCGGCAGAGTTTAAGTCAGCGCTGTTTTTTGGTCTCCTGTATGCGCTGGTGATCTATGGCGTGGCAGAGGCGAAGGCGCGCTTTGGCGAAACGGGGCTCTACGCCATCAGCGCCATTTCTGGCCTCACGGACATGGATGCCATCACGCTTTCCACCACGCAGATGGCGGCCAGTGGCAGCATCACCACGCGCCTGGCCTGGCACTCCATCCTGATTGCGGCCATGGCGAATTTTGTTTTTAAACTGGGCACCGTCGCGGTGTTGGGCTCACGCGCTTTGCTGCTGCGCACAGCGGTGGCCTTTAGCTTGGCACTGGCGGCGGGCACGGCCTTGCTGCTGCTGTGGCCTTGGTAA
- a CDS encoding Gfo/Idh/MocA family protein produces MISSDRELRLAMLGMIEGNGHPYSWSAIVNGYDPVAMAACPYAGIPVYLGKQPLETVRIPGARVTHVWTDDPTDAPKVAAASRIAHVVAQPEDVIGQVDAVIVATDDGQDHVRRVRPFIEAGLPVFIDKPLATTVADLRQFVQWHAQGHVLLSTSGMRYMPEMQLHAAQQAHVGDLRWITSFTCKTWERYGIHALEALSPLLGPGFQTVQAHSDAGGDVMHLTHASGVRVTIGAIHDAYGSFGAIHLYGTRGDLALKHADTYTAFRAQLVAFVDLLRTGVRPLPFAETVELMAVIIAGLRSRDQGGATVSVRGVLEEVGGVREVG; encoded by the coding sequence ATGATTTCTTCTGACCGTGAACTGCGCCTGGCCATGCTGGGTATGATCGAGGGCAATGGCCACCCGTATTCCTGGAGCGCCATCGTCAATGGTTACGATCCCGTGGCCATGGCGGCGTGTCCGTATGCGGGCATCCCGGTGTACCTGGGCAAGCAGCCGCTGGAGACGGTGCGCATCCCCGGCGCGCGTGTGACGCATGTGTGGACGGATGATCCCACCGATGCGCCGAAGGTGGCCGCCGCCAGCCGCATCGCTCACGTGGTGGCGCAGCCGGAGGACGTCATCGGCCAGGTGGATGCCGTCATCGTGGCCACGGATGACGGCCAGGATCATGTGAGGCGTGTGCGCCCGTTCATTGAGGCTGGCTTGCCCGTGTTCATTGACAAACCCCTGGCCACCACCGTGGCTGATCTGCGGCAGTTTGTGCAGTGGCATGCTCAGGGTCACGTGCTGCTTTCCACCAGCGGCATGCGTTACATGCCCGAGATGCAGCTCCATGCCGCGCAGCAGGCCCACGTGGGGGACTTGCGCTGGATCACCAGCTTCACGTGCAAGACCTGGGAACGCTACGGCATCCATGCCCTGGAGGCTCTATCCCCTTTGTTAGGCCCAGGCTTTCAGACCGTGCAGGCGCACAGCGATGCCGGGGGCGATGTGATGCACCTCACCCATGCCAGCGGCGTGCGTGTGACGATCGGCGCCATTCACGATGCCTACGGCAGCTTCGGCGCCATCCACCTCTACGGCACCCGGGGAGATCTAGCCCTCAAACATGCCGATACCTACACCGCCTTTCGCGCGCAATTGGTGGCCTTTGTGGACCTCCTGCGCACCGGCGTGCGTCCCCTGCCCTTTGCCGAAACCGTGGAACTCATGGCCGTGATCATCGCCGGCCTCCGCAGCCGAGACCAAGGCG